In one window of Tellurirhabdus rosea DNA:
- a CDS encoding SH3 domain-containing protein produces MQALFGKKSAFFSFILLWLTQFAVAQRPEDLLKKADSLFRLGEYRQAGRLYAQYEQKGFPPTDPLLLKQAFIFEKQQDVPRQLFYLQRYFDRLPNEAVLRKMNEVALENNLSGYEADDLNYFYLFYKQYSSYFIILLLVLGFYVFGVFWTKYRRQETIRREHKWIVFFYLIGLLMLVNLPERYQSGIINRNAVYLRQQPSAAAPVVGVIGKGNKVNILGGQDVWLRVYWNNGLYYVRQDAVWRV; encoded by the coding sequence ATGCAAGCTTTGTTCGGTAAAAAAAGTGCATTTTTTTCATTTATTCTGCTTTGGCTGACACAATTTGCTGTCGCTCAGCGCCCAGAGGATTTACTAAAAAAAGCCGATTCGCTCTTCCGGCTCGGCGAGTACCGGCAGGCCGGGCGTTTGTATGCGCAATACGAGCAGAAAGGGTTTCCGCCAACCGACCCGCTGCTGCTGAAACAGGCTTTTATTTTTGAGAAACAACAGGATGTTCCCCGGCAATTGTTTTATCTGCAGCGTTATTTCGACCGACTGCCCAACGAGGCCGTCCTGCGTAAAATGAACGAAGTGGCGCTGGAGAACAACTTGTCCGGTTACGAAGCCGACGACCTGAACTATTTTTACCTCTTTTACAAGCAATACAGTTCGTATTTCATCATTCTGCTGCTGGTCCTCGGTTTTTATGTGTTCGGGGTCTTCTGGACGAAATACCGAAGGCAGGAAACCATCCGCCGTGAACACAAATGGATCGTGTTCTTCTACCTCATCGGTCTGCTCATGCTGGTCAATCTGCCCGAACGCTACCAATCGGGAATCATCAACCGGAACGCCGTCTATCTCCGGCAGCAACCCTCGGCGGCGGCTCCCGTGGTGGGCGTCATTGGCAAAGGCAACAAAGTGAATATTCTGGGCGGGCAGGACGTGTGGCTGCGCGTGTACTGGAACAATGGCCTGTACTACGTTCGTCAGGATGCCGTCTGGCGGGTGTAA
- a CDS encoding gliding motility-associated C-terminal domain-containing protein produces the protein MKQLYFFFLWFIRGACLVGGLPALATHIVGGELEMQYVGPNGRDFVNYQFNLNLYFDAQFGNPQAEDPVVTVFFFRKSDNALMGEAILPRTTTSMVNYTNPDCANSTLQTRFIRYGSEIGLNVRTFNDPSGYYVVWERCCRNSAINNIQDPGGAGSTFYLEFPAITRDGNNFVNSSPVFGLAKGDYICVNRPFTFDFGARDPDRDSLIYRLVTPYNGFSSRNNPSPQTATGSSSYPEVRWAAGIGLGQIIPGPQPLQVNPRTGLLTVTANRTGLYVFCVQVEEYRKDASGQYRRIGLVRRDFQLKVIECPSNAAPRLLMRQTGQAAFYREGSLVTLSRNDNKCFDLLITDRDGNQRIRLLPLGNQPGITLQNSEVFIRMPGDTARTQVCFDRCLAPPDGRTVTINLLAVDDGCPQGLEDTLQIRLQIEPDPNAVPDATTDLPNQRATAVVGKALSFNVFGNDLDRDQITLVAVGRGFTLAQAGMSFASVSGTGSVTQVFRWTPQCGQVRSNEYVIDFIVTDQRCNGSQRDTVTVRLAALPENSNKPEVRTTLPNPVIELTLNPEAPQEASVAFDAIANDKDPDVLKLSAQGRGFDWKSVGMQFQEKSGQGPLTSPFAWTPECRVMNGKSEARFEMDFLTEDNSCLPNRFDTTRVTIILKDRSSNFEITVPNVFTPNNDGKNDAFSVPELPQSTCSEQFERVEIYNRWGTKVYASTSRLFRWDGLGFPTGQYFYLIKYTRQAFRGPVTLLR, from the coding sequence ATGAAACAACTTTATTTTTTCTTCCTTTGGTTCATCCGAGGAGCGTGTTTAGTGGGCGGACTCCCTGCTCTGGCAACGCATATCGTGGGAGGCGAGCTGGAAATGCAGTACGTTGGACCCAATGGCCGGGACTTTGTCAATTACCAGTTCAACCTGAATCTTTACTTCGACGCCCAGTTTGGCAATCCCCAGGCGGAAGACCCAGTCGTGACCGTTTTCTTCTTCCGAAAGTCGGATAACGCCCTGATGGGTGAAGCCATCCTGCCCCGCACAACCACCAGCATGGTCAACTACACCAATCCGGACTGTGCCAACTCGACCCTGCAGACACGCTTCATCCGCTACGGCTCCGAAATCGGCCTTAACGTCCGGACCTTCAACGACCCTTCGGGCTATTACGTGGTCTGGGAACGCTGCTGCCGCAACAGTGCGATCAACAACATCCAGGACCCGGGCGGTGCTGGTTCTACTTTTTATCTGGAATTTCCGGCGATTACCCGGGACGGCAACAATTTTGTCAACTCCTCCCCGGTTTTCGGACTGGCGAAGGGCGATTACATCTGCGTCAACCGGCCGTTCACCTTTGATTTCGGCGCCCGCGACCCGGACCGGGACAGCCTCATCTACCGGCTGGTCACGCCGTACAACGGTTTCAGTAGCCGGAATAATCCCAGCCCGCAGACTGCGACTGGCAGTTCCTCCTACCCGGAAGTCCGCTGGGCGGCGGGCATCGGCCTCGGCCAGATCATCCCCGGTCCGCAGCCGCTTCAGGTGAATCCGCGCACCGGCCTGCTGACCGTGACCGCCAACCGGACCGGTCTGTATGTGTTCTGCGTACAGGTTGAGGAATACCGGAAAGACGCCTCCGGCCAGTACCGCCGCATTGGACTGGTCCGCCGGGATTTTCAGCTGAAAGTAATCGAATGTCCTTCCAACGCCGCTCCGCGGCTGTTGATGCGGCAGACGGGGCAGGCCGCCTTTTATCGGGAAGGAAGTCTGGTGACGCTTTCCCGCAACGACAACAAATGTTTTGACCTCCTCATCACCGACCGGGACGGGAATCAGCGGATTCGTCTGCTGCCGCTCGGGAACCAACCGGGGATTACGCTTCAGAATTCGGAGGTTTTTATCCGGATGCCCGGGGATACGGCCCGCACCCAGGTCTGTTTTGACCGCTGTCTGGCCCCGCCCGACGGGCGGACCGTGACCATCAATCTGCTGGCCGTTGACGATGGATGCCCGCAGGGGCTGGAGGATACGCTCCAAATCCGCCTACAGATTGAGCCGGACCCGAACGCGGTGCCCGACGCCACCACCGACCTGCCCAACCAGCGGGCTACGGCCGTCGTCGGCAAGGCGCTTTCGTTCAATGTGTTCGGCAATGACCTGGACCGCGACCAGATTACGCTGGTGGCCGTCGGGCGCGGCTTTACGCTGGCGCAGGCGGGCATGAGCTTTGCTTCGGTTTCGGGCACGGGCTCCGTCACGCAGGTTTTCCGCTGGACTCCGCAGTGCGGCCAGGTTCGCAGCAATGAATACGTGATTGACTTTATCGTGACGGACCAGCGATGTAACGGCAGCCAGCGGGATACCGTTACGGTCCGGCTGGCGGCCCTTCCCGAGAACAGCAATAAACCCGAGGTGCGGACCACCCTGCCCAACCCCGTCATTGAATTAACGCTGAACCCCGAAGCGCCGCAGGAGGCCTCCGTCGCCTTCGACGCCATCGCCAACGACAAAGACCCGGATGTGCTGAAGCTGAGTGCCCAGGGCAGGGGTTTTGACTGGAAATCCGTCGGCATGCAGTTTCAGGAGAAGTCGGGCCAGGGGCCGCTGACCTCTCCTTTTGCCTGGACGCCCGAGTGCCGCGTTATGAACGGCAAGTCCGAAGCCCGGTTTGAAATGGACTTTCTGACCGAAGACAACAGCTGCCTGCCCAACCGGTTCGATACAACCCGGGTCACGATTATCCTGAAAGACCGAAGCAGTAATTTTGAGATTACCGTTCCCAACGTCTTTACGCCGAACAATGACGGCAAAAACGACGCGTTTTCGGTGCCTGAACTGCCGCAATCGACCTGCTCCGAACAGTTTGAACGGGTTGAAATCTACAATCGGTGGGGCACCAAAGTCTACGCCTCCACCAGCCGCCTTTTTCGCTGGGACGGCCTCGGCTTCCCCACGGGCCAGTACTTCTATCTGATCAAATACACCCGCCAGGCGTTCAGGGGTCCGGTCACGCTTCTGCGCTAA
- a CDS encoding PhoH family protein, translating into MVEKVITLDNVSLIDFLGVENNNIKEVAAAFPMSKIISRGNEIRIKGTTPEITRITEILDSLLEHYQRYGKLSNENVRSYLTKGEQPGNPVVVNEPDDDEVLVYGTRGIIVRAKTANQQRLVEAARKSDLVFAVGPAGTGKTYTAVALAVQALKNKEVRKIIITRPAVEAGENLGFLPGDLKEKIDPYLRPIYDALDDMIPAEKLKFYIENRIIEIAPLAYMRGRTLNHAFILLDEAQNTTPMQMKMFLTRMGPSSKAVITGDRSQVDLPKNQRSGLIEAVEILKNIPGITFVELDGRDVVRHRLVREIITAYERAEK; encoded by the coding sequence TTGGTAGAAAAAGTAATCACGCTCGACAATGTTTCGTTGATTGACTTTCTCGGAGTAGAGAACAACAACATCAAGGAGGTGGCTGCCGCCTTTCCGATGAGCAAAATCATCTCGCGCGGCAACGAAATCCGAATAAAAGGAACCACACCTGAGATTACCCGCATTACCGAAATTCTGGATTCCCTTCTGGAACATTACCAGCGGTACGGCAAACTGTCGAATGAAAACGTTCGCAGTTATTTAACAAAAGGGGAGCAGCCGGGCAACCCGGTCGTGGTCAACGAGCCGGACGACGATGAGGTGCTGGTGTACGGAACCCGGGGTATTATCGTCCGGGCCAAAACGGCCAACCAGCAGCGTCTGGTCGAGGCCGCCCGAAAAAGTGATCTGGTCTTTGCGGTAGGGCCTGCCGGGACGGGTAAAACCTACACGGCGGTGGCGCTGGCGGTGCAGGCCCTGAAAAACAAGGAGGTACGGAAAATTATCATTACGCGCCCCGCCGTGGAAGCGGGCGAAAACCTGGGTTTTCTGCCGGGTGATCTGAAGGAAAAAATCGACCCATACCTGCGTCCCATTTACGACGCCCTGGACGATATGATTCCGGCGGAAAAACTGAAGTTTTATATCGAAAACCGGATCATCGAAATTGCGCCGCTGGCCTACATGCGGGGACGAACGCTTAACCACGCTTTCATTCTGCTGGACGAAGCCCAGAACACGACGCCCATGCAGATGAAGATGTTCCTTACCCGGATGGGCCCCAGTTCGAAGGCGGTCATTACCGGGGACCGTTCCCAGGTGGACTTGCCGAAAAACCAGCGTTCGGGTCTGATCGAAGCGGTTGAAATTTTGAAGAATATTCCGGGCATTACGTTCGTTGAACTGGATGGACGCGATGTGGTGCGTCACCGGCTGGTCAGAGAGATTATCACCGCGTATGAACGGGCTGAAAAATAA
- the dnaB gene encoding replicative DNA helicase translates to MENERPHSSSYRKPIGSVRDRRMSDGNNQYLAPTGFGKLPPQAVDLEEAVLGALMIEKDALSAVIDILKPDSFYKEAHQRIYNAILTLFGNSEPVDLLTVTNQLRKTGEIEFVGGPVYITELTTKVTSAANIEYHSRIITESAIKRALISASTEILRDAYEDSQDVFTLLDKVEKTLFQISESNIRKNYADMRSIMGQALTELEQKKNNRDGLTGVPSGFSALDRVTAGWQRSELIILAARPGMGKTAFVVSALRNAAVDFGQPVAIFSLEMSSVQLVNRLISAEAEIDSEKIKKGNLAPHEWAQLHHKIQRLTEAPIFIDDTPALSILELRAKCRRLKAQHDIQMVVIDYLQLMSGDSTKGGGNREQEIASISRALKNLAKELNVPVIALSQLSRAVETRGGDKKPQLSDLRESGSIEQDADMVIFLYRPEYYGITADEAGNPTTSMGEVILAKNRSGSLDTVQLRFIGKYTKFADMDGYFMPPQNGPGPGGFAPPGGGFDNSVSGLSSFEAPAPPAGGVIKSRANNLTGGFGTIDPNQPTPF, encoded by the coding sequence ATGGAAAACGAACGCCCACATAGCTCTTCCTACCGCAAGCCCATCGGTTCAGTTCGCGACCGGCGGATGTCGGACGGGAATAACCAATATCTCGCGCCCACTGGTTTTGGGAAGCTGCCTCCGCAGGCCGTTGACCTGGAGGAAGCCGTTTTAGGTGCCCTGATGATTGAAAAGGACGCCCTTTCGGCCGTCATCGACATTTTGAAGCCGGACAGCTTCTACAAAGAAGCGCACCAGCGGATTTATAATGCCATTCTGACTCTTTTTGGCAACTCGGAACCTGTCGATCTGCTGACGGTTACCAACCAGCTTCGCAAAACGGGTGAAATTGAGTTTGTTGGCGGTCCGGTTTATATCACCGAACTGACCACCAAAGTTACTTCGGCCGCCAACATCGAATACCATTCCCGGATTATTACCGAATCGGCCATCAAACGGGCCCTGATTTCGGCTTCCACCGAGATTCTCCGGGACGCTTACGAAGATTCTCAGGACGTCTTTACGCTTCTCGACAAGGTTGAAAAAACGCTGTTCCAGATTTCGGAGTCAAATATCCGGAAGAACTACGCGGACATGCGCTCCATCATGGGGCAGGCGCTGACCGAACTGGAACAGAAGAAAAACAACCGGGACGGTCTTACGGGCGTGCCTTCGGGCTTCTCCGCCCTCGACCGCGTCACGGCGGGCTGGCAGCGTTCCGAACTCATCATTCTGGCCGCCCGGCCGGGGATGGGTAAAACGGCTTTTGTGGTTTCAGCCCTCCGCAATGCCGCCGTGGACTTTGGGCAGCCCGTGGCTATTTTTTCGCTGGAGATGTCCTCGGTGCAGCTCGTCAACCGTCTGATCTCGGCCGAAGCCGAAATTGACAGCGAAAAAATCAAGAAAGGAAATCTGGCCCCGCACGAATGGGCGCAGTTGCACCATAAAATCCAGCGCCTGACCGAAGCGCCCATCTTTATCGACGATACGCCGGCTCTTTCGATCCTTGAACTCCGGGCCAAATGCCGCCGATTGAAAGCCCAGCACGATATTCAGATGGTCGTCATTGACTACCTTCAGCTGATGTCGGGCGACAGTACCAAAGGCGGCGGCAACCGGGAACAGGAGATTGCCTCTATTTCCCGGGCACTCAAGAACCTGGCGAAAGAACTGAATGTCCCCGTCATTGCCCTGTCTCAGTTGAGCCGGGCCGTGGAAACGCGCGGCGGCGACAAAAAGCCCCAGCTCTCCGACCTTCGGGAATCCGGTTCCATCGAGCAGGATGCCGACATGGTTATCTTCCTGTACCGTCCGGAATACTACGGAATTACGGCGGACGAAGCGGGCAATCCGACCACCAGCATGGGCGAGGTCATCCTGGCCAAAAACCGAAGCGGCTCCCTCGATACCGTTCAGCTTCGCTTTATCGGGAAATACACCAAGTTTGCGGATATGGACGGCTACTTCATGCCGCCCCAGAACGGCCCCGGCCCCGGCGGCTTTGCGCCTCCCGGCGGCGGTTTTGACAATTCCGTCTCGGGTCTCAGCAGCTTCGAAGCGCCTGCGCCCCCGGCGGGCGGCGTCATTAAGAGCCGTGCCAACAACCTTACCGGCGGCTTCGGCACCATCGACCCGAACCAGCCAACGCCGTTTTGA
- the rlmD gene encoding 23S rRNA (uracil(1939)-C(5))-methyltransferase RlmD, whose translation MRKKYRKPDERLERVRIDDVAAEGKCLVRTSEGVIFVEGAVAPGDVVDIRIVNQKKQYREAVAERIHEFSDVRTQPFCQHFGVCGGCKWQHIKYEEQLRFKRQQVVDHLTRIGKVQLPEIPEALASAETTYYRNKLEFTCADGRWLTDADIQSGAQLDKRAVGFHVPKRFDKVLPIERCYLQPDPSNAIRLAVADYVVQNGLTLYNLKTHEGFLRTLIIRTASTGQIMVTVQVAQNDPEQIAALLDFLKSTFPEIKSLNYILNTKKNDSYQDQEVINVHGSPFIEERMEDLTFRIGAKSFYQTNSDQAYELYKITREWAGLTGQERVYDLYTGTGTIALFVARQAQHVLGIEYVEAAVEDARINAQVNGIRNAEFLAGDMQKLLTPELLNQYGRPDVVITDPPRAGMDEPVTRNLLQAAPQRIVYVSCNSATQARDLAILDELYEVTGVQPVDMFPHTHHVENVVRLEKRK comes from the coding sequence ATGCGTAAAAAATACAGGAAGCCGGACGAACGCCTGGAGCGCGTCCGGATTGACGACGTGGCGGCGGAGGGGAAATGCCTCGTCCGGACGTCGGAAGGAGTGATCTTTGTGGAGGGCGCCGTGGCTCCCGGAGATGTCGTCGATATTCGGATTGTCAATCAGAAAAAGCAGTACCGCGAAGCCGTCGCGGAACGGATTCATGAATTCTCGGATGTCCGCACACAGCCGTTCTGTCAGCATTTTGGTGTCTGCGGCGGGTGTAAATGGCAGCATATCAAGTACGAGGAACAGCTTCGGTTCAAACGCCAGCAGGTGGTCGATCACCTGACCCGAATCGGCAAAGTCCAGTTGCCCGAAATTCCCGAAGCCCTGGCTTCGGCCGAGACGACTTATTACCGCAACAAACTGGAATTCACCTGCGCCGACGGCCGGTGGCTGACCGATGCGGATATCCAGTCGGGCGCTCAGCTCGACAAACGGGCGGTTGGATTTCACGTGCCCAAGCGGTTCGACAAAGTCCTTCCCATCGAGCGGTGCTATCTGCAGCCGGACCCCTCGAACGCCATTCGGCTGGCGGTGGCCGATTACGTCGTTCAAAACGGACTGACGCTCTATAATCTGAAAACGCACGAAGGGTTTCTCCGGACGCTGATTATCCGAACGGCATCAACCGGGCAGATTATGGTTACCGTGCAGGTGGCGCAGAACGACCCCGAACAGATTGCCGCCCTGCTCGACTTTCTGAAAAGCACGTTTCCCGAAATCAAATCCCTGAATTATATCCTGAACACGAAGAAGAACGATTCGTATCAGGACCAGGAGGTGATCAATGTCCACGGAAGCCCGTTCATCGAAGAGCGGATGGAGGACCTGACCTTCCGGATCGGAGCGAAATCGTTTTACCAGACCAACTCGGACCAGGCTTACGAGCTTTACAAAATAACCCGGGAATGGGCGGGTCTTACCGGACAGGAGCGGGTCTACGACCTTTACACGGGCACCGGGACAATCGCGCTGTTTGTGGCCCGTCAGGCGCAGCACGTGCTCGGCATCGAGTACGTGGAGGCCGCGGTGGAAGACGCCCGCATCAACGCCCAGGTGAACGGAATCCGCAACGCGGAGTTTCTGGCCGGGGATATGCAGAAACTGCTGACGCCCGAGCTGCTGAACCAGTATGGCCGTCCGGATGTGGTCATAACGGACCCGCCGCGGGCCGGCATGGACGAGCCGGTGACGCGCAACCTGCTCCAGGCGGCGCCCCAGCGCATTGTGTACGTCAGCTGCAACTCCGCCACGCAGGCAAGAGACCTGGCAATTCTGGATGAACTCTACGAAGTAACGGGCGTGCAGCCGGTAGACATGTTCCCCCACACGCACCACGTGGAGAATGTCGTCCGGCTGGAGAAGAGAAAGTGA
- a CDS encoding M43 family zinc metalloprotease: MNGLKNKVLLSGLGLWLAISGLQAQPASFTGEMPASRCGAVQYEQRLQQRNPQRLQQRQTLDRLIQEALTEKAGAARASRVGEVAYRIPVVVHVIHNNASGALGGSNNPNISDEQILSQIRVLNEDYRRVLNTRGYNTSPIGADTGIEFFLARTDPNGSPTSGITRHLYTQKREFDVYNDDLLLSEIAYWPSDRYLNIWVAPLEGSFLGYGHFPTAASIKGLEEETDERTDGVIIDYRVFGTGTGTVTSNYYAYGRTTTHEVGHWLGLIHTWGDVVCGDDYCDDTPPTERAFESLPCREVYSNCNGVRTRNLIENYMDYSPDVCMNMFTGDQRERMRMVLEVSPRRRKLVLAQEALPETETLTVALGPNPTSAALPTTLTVQFAGYQTFTVSIVDVAGRLVREQEFKEYPGLKLTLPLHSMGPGVYFVKVRTAGESATRRLLVY; this comes from the coding sequence ATGAACGGGCTGAAAAATAAAGTTTTATTATCCGGGCTGGGTTTGTGGCTGGCAATTAGCGGGCTACAGGCCCAGCCTGCTTCGTTCACCGGGGAAATGCCTGCTTCCCGCTGCGGCGCGGTCCAGTACGAACAACGCCTGCAGCAGCGCAACCCGCAACGACTGCAGCAAAGGCAGACTCTGGACCGGTTGATTCAGGAAGCACTGACCGAAAAGGCCGGGGCGGCACGCGCCAGCCGGGTGGGAGAGGTGGCCTACCGCATCCCGGTCGTGGTCCACGTGATTCACAATAACGCTTCCGGAGCCTTGGGCGGAAGCAATAACCCGAATATTTCGGACGAGCAGATTCTGTCGCAGATCCGGGTGCTCAACGAAGATTATCGCCGGGTTCTCAACACCCGCGGATACAACACAAGCCCCATCGGAGCTGACACGGGCATTGAATTTTTTCTGGCCCGGACAGACCCCAACGGCAGTCCGACCTCCGGGATTACCCGGCATCTGTACACCCAGAAGCGGGAATTCGATGTCTACAATGACGATCTGCTGCTTTCGGAAATCGCGTACTGGCCGAGCGACCGGTATCTGAACATCTGGGTAGCGCCGCTGGAAGGTTCTTTTCTGGGCTATGGCCATTTTCCTACTGCGGCCTCGATCAAGGGACTGGAAGAGGAGACCGACGAACGGACCGACGGGGTCATTATCGATTACCGGGTTTTTGGCACGGGAACCGGCACGGTGACCAGTAATTACTACGCCTATGGCCGGACCACGACCCACGAAGTAGGCCACTGGCTGGGGCTGATCCATACCTGGGGAGATGTAGTTTGCGGAGATGACTACTGCGACGATACGCCTCCCACCGAGCGGGCTTTTGAGTCGCTTCCCTGCCGGGAGGTGTACTCCAACTGCAACGGCGTCCGGACGCGAAACTTGATTGAGAATTACATGGATTACTCGCCGGATGTTTGCATGAATATGTTTACGGGCGACCAGCGGGAGCGGATGCGGATGGTGCTTGAGGTGAGCCCCCGCCGCCGGAAACTGGTCCTGGCGCAGGAAGCGCTTCCCGAAACAGAAACGCTGACGGTCGCACTGGGCCCCAATCCGACATCGGCCGCCTTGCCAACTACGCTGACCGTTCAGTTTGCTGGCTATCAGACGTTTACCGTTTCCATTGTCGATGTGGCCGGAAGGCTGGTGAGGGAGCAGGAATTCAAAGAGTATCCCGGTTTAAAACTTACGTTGCCCTTGCATTCGATGGGCCCCGGCGTTTATTTCGTCAAGGTCCGTACAGCCGGGGAGTCCGCCACGCGCCGTTTGCTTGTCTACTAA
- a CDS encoding DUF4136 domain-containing protein, translating into MTQKLIFLLLTGLVWACSSVRVVDTKADNGFSLARYKTYNFYSVETTGDSGRVSIRPQVDRLKEAITRELESRGLRRAAQPDLLVNIGLNVAEKVQTRQTSLLTDPPNYIGQRRYTWRSREVEVGRYKQGTVDIHLVDRSRNEMVWQGVAEGVIPDKPDKRQKRANESMAKLFEKVPQ; encoded by the coding sequence ATGACACAAAAACTGATCTTCCTTCTGTTGACCGGATTGGTGTGGGCCTGCAGTTCCGTGCGGGTGGTCGACACCAAGGCCGATAACGGATTTTCGCTTGCTAGGTACAAGACGTATAATTTCTATTCGGTCGAAACCACCGGCGATTCCGGACGCGTTTCAATCCGGCCGCAAGTGGACCGGCTGAAAGAAGCCATTACCCGCGAACTGGAAAGCCGTGGTCTGCGCCGGGCGGCCCAGCCCGACTTGCTGGTCAACATCGGCCTCAACGTGGCGGAGAAGGTTCAGACGCGGCAAACCTCCCTCCTGACCGACCCGCCGAACTACATCGGCCAGCGCCGGTACACCTGGCGTTCGCGTGAGGTGGAAGTGGGGCGCTACAAGCAGGGAACGGTCGATATTCATCTGGTGGACCGGTCCCGCAACGAAATGGTCTGGCAGGGTGTGGCGGAAGGCGTCATTCCCGATAAGCCGGACAAGCGCCAGAAACGGGCCAATGAAAGCATGGCCAAACTGTTCGAAAAGGTTCCTCAATAA
- a CDS encoding SDR family oxidoreductase has translation MTDKVVLITGSSTGIGKALAFAFGREGARIVLCARRLDSLEAASRELSAAGIDHLALPADVSVEAEVKHLVEETIRYYGRLDILINNAGISMRSMFEDLDPEVIRKVMDINFMGTVYATHHALPHIKKTKGSIVGISSIAGYRGLPVRTGYSASKFAVNGFLEALRTELLHSGVHVLLACPGFTASNIRFAALDKEGNASGETMRDESNMMSAEECADHILRAVKKRKRDLVLTAQGKLTVFLNKWLPALTDKLVYNTLAKEKDSPLRR, from the coding sequence ATGACGGATAAAGTTGTATTGATTACCGGCTCATCCACCGGCATTGGCAAGGCGCTTGCTTTTGCCTTTGGACGCGAAGGAGCCCGCATTGTCCTTTGTGCCCGCCGCCTGGACTCCCTGGAGGCCGCCAGCCGCGAGCTCTCCGCGGCCGGTATTGACCATCTGGCGCTACCCGCCGACGTGAGCGTGGAAGCTGAGGTGAAACACCTCGTTGAGGAAACGATCCGCTACTACGGGCGTCTGGACATTCTGATCAACAACGCGGGCATCTCCATGCGCTCGATGTTTGAAGACCTGGACCCCGAGGTGATCCGCAAGGTCATGGACATCAATTTTATGGGCACCGTCTACGCAACGCACCACGCTCTGCCCCATATCAAAAAAACAAAAGGTTCGATCGTCGGCATATCGTCGATTGCCGGCTACCGCGGCCTCCCCGTCCGGACCGGCTATTCGGCTTCCAAATTTGCCGTCAACGGCTTTCTGGAGGCGCTGCGTACCGAATTGCTGCATAGCGGGGTGCATGTCTTGCTGGCCTGCCCGGGTTTCACGGCTTCCAACATTCGGTTTGCGGCCCTCGATAAGGAAGGAAATGCCAGCGGAGAGACGATGCGCGACGAAAGCAACATGATGAGCGCCGAAGAATGCGCCGACCACATCCTGCGGGCGGTCAAAAAGCGGAAGCGCGATCTGGTGCTGACCGCCCAGGGAAAGCTGACGGTTTTCCTCAACAAATGGCTGCCGGCGCTGACCGACAAACTCGTTTACAACACGCTGGCCAAGGAGAAAGACTCGCCGCTCCGGCGCTGA
- a CDS encoding CHRD domain-containing protein, which produces MKRTFAFFFPALLAVLLTFTACEDKDAPDKRDTVDLTATINGAQQIPANTSTGTGTFTGTYNKVTRQLQYQVNYSGVTPAPTTGGLYYFTDYNSQVGPAITTFTTTTAPISGTVQLNQAQENMLFGGMTYVNLGPIRGNIRLKDF; this is translated from the coding sequence ATGAAAAGAACGTTTGCGTTTTTCTTCCCCGCTCTGCTTGCCGTGCTGCTGACTTTTACTGCCTGTGAAGATAAGGATGCTCCGGACAAGCGGGATACCGTCGACCTGACCGCCACCATCAACGGAGCACAGCAAATCCCAGCGAATACTTCCACCGGAACGGGGACGTTCACGGGGACTTACAATAAAGTAACCAGACAGCTCCAGTACCAGGTCAATTACTCCGGGGTAACTCCGGCACCGACGACGGGCGGCCTTTATTACTTCACTGACTATAATTCGCAGGTTGGTCCCGCAATCACGACCTTTACCACGACGACGGCACCGATCTCGGGTACGGTTCAACTGAACCAGGCACAGGAAAACATGCTCTTCGGCGGCATGACCTACGTCAACCTCGGACCCATCCGCGGCAATATCCGGCTCAAAGATTTTTAA
- a CDS encoding GNAT family N-acetyltransferase, giving the protein MITVQQVTHPEELKTVFAIRESVFVQEQNVPAEEEYDEFETSSRHFLAFSDGTPCGTARWRTTSNGVKLERFAVLKAFRGQGVGRELVHSVLEDVFSQQPEPLGKIYLHAQVTAMPLYAGFGFEPVGDSFDECGIQHYKMVLPTHRYSKN; this is encoded by the coding sequence ATGATTACAGTACAACAGGTTACCCATCCGGAAGAGTTGAAAACGGTGTTCGCCATTCGCGAATCCGTGTTTGTGCAGGAACAGAACGTTCCGGCGGAGGAAGAGTACGATGAATTTGAAACCAGCAGCCGTCATTTTCTGGCCTTTTCGGACGGTACACCCTGCGGCACGGCCCGCTGGCGGACAACCTCCAATGGGGTCAAACTGGAGCGGTTTGCCGTTCTGAAAGCGTTCCGCGGACAGGGCGTAGGCCGTGAACTGGTTCATTCTGTTCTGGAGGACGTGTTCAGCCAGCAGCCCGAACCCCTGGGCAAAATTTACCTTCACGCTCAGGTAACGGCCATGCCGCTGTATGCCGGTTTTGGCTTTGAACCGGTAGGCGATTCGTTCGATGAATGCGGGATACAGCATTACAAAATGGTACTTCCGACCCACCGTTACTCCAAAAATTGA